One Candidatus Ornithobacterium hominis genomic region harbors:
- the rpmB gene encoding 50S ribosomal protein L28, whose amino-acid sequence MSRVCQITGKKAMVGNHVSHANNKTKRRFHINLMKKRFYVPSEDKWVTLNVCAQGLKTINKIGIEEALERSKKEGLIK is encoded by the coding sequence ATGTCACGAGTTTGTCAAATTACAGGAAAGAAAGCGATGGTGGGAAACCATGTATCTCATGCGAATAATAAAACCAAAAGAAGGTTTCATATCAACTTAATGAAAAAGAGATTTTATGTACCTTCAGAAGATAAGTGGGTAACGTTAAATGTTTGTGCTCAAGGTTTGAAAACGATTAATAAAATCGGAATAGAAGAAGCTTTAGAGCGTTCAAAAAAAGAAGGGCTTATTAAATAA